The Clostridia bacterium nucleotide sequence CTGACAAACCTGACAAACGCTTAGCTCACCATGCCCCGCCGAGGTTTAATCAGGCTGATAATCCAGCTTAACTGGGATCGGGTGCAAAAGGCTGATGGAGCTAGGGGTCACCTGACAGCCATAGGCCCAGATCTTGACCCCGCTGGCATTGGCCTGCCGCAAGGCCCAACCAAAGGCGGGGTCCATCTGGTCATGGGGAGAAAACTCATCCGCGTCGGCCCTTTGGATGATGAACATTACTGCTGCCCTCAGGCCCTGCTGGCAAGCTAAGGATAGCGCCTCCATGTGGCGGGCACCCCTTACGGTAGGAGCATCAGGAAAAAGGGCCCGCCCGCCCTGCACTAAAGTAACCGACTTTACTTCCAGAAAAAAGTCAGGAGCGCCTGGAGCTCCCGTCAACCGAAAATCAAGCCGGCTGTGCCCCGATTGGGTCTCGGGCCATACCTGGGAATAGCTGGCAAGCTCAGGAAAATAGCCCATCTCCAGAGCTTTCCGTACCAACCGGTTGGGGGCCTGAGAATCGAGGGACACTAGGACTCCGTCCACATCAGCCATAACTAAGCTAAAGGCGGTCTTGCGGGCTGGCCCCTTTGGTCCGCCCCTTCCCACCTTGGTCATCTTGACGAATACCGGGCGGCCCGGAACCAATATCTCCTTCAGCCGCCCCGGGTCGCCAAGGTGGGCCTCGACTACCGGGCCAGGCCTTCTGGACCTTACAGGCCAACTGCTACTAACAGGAGCCATAGGCTCCTGCAACCTGACCAAGGTAAGAAATCGGTTTAGGCGCGTAAGGAAAAATGCTGGCAATAGTTTCTGCCCCCAGCTTAGGCTGGGGGGCGGTGGGCCCTGCATGTCAAGCCTCCTCCAAAGATAAATCAACCCTTTGCCCATGACCCCGAACTGAGTGCTGGGCGCGACCCCCCCTAGAGCTCCGCCCTGCCTCCCGCAACGGGTGAAGCAGCTGGCGCAAGCTCCGGTATTCCCCGGCTAGCCAACTAGGGCTCGGGCTAAGGTACGCGCCCCGCTAACAACATCTGGCATGGCTGTGCCACCCGGGAACTGTAACCCCGTCTAAGGCTTAACCATAGGATGAATAGGCAGTGCTTACCCAGAACCACAAGGGAGGAAAGCAGCCGATGACAACCTACTTTGGCTATCCTGGGTCAGAATCATCCTTCATCGAAGGTGTGCGCAAGGCGCTCATGGATGAGCGCAAGGCCTATGAATTCTACGGGGAACTCTGGCGCTACGCCCCCAACCGGGCCATTGCCGACCGCATCCGCGATATTCGCATGGACGAACATCACCATTATGCGCTATTCAGCCAGATGCTCAAGCGGCAAATTGACCCTTGGGAGGAAGTGCTGGAAGGACAGCCTGCCGCCACCTCCATACCCCAATTCTTTAAAGGCGTCCGGCGCGCCTACCAGGACGAGGTGGAGGCCATCATGACTTATGCTAACCTGTCCCTGCTCGCCCCCGATTATGCCATTGCCGCCCGAGTGCGGGACATTATGCGCGATGAGGTTATCCATGCCGAGTTCTTTGCCGAGCTTTTGGCGGTAGCCGGCTTGATCGATATGGAGGCTTAAGATGCAGCCAAAAGCTGGGGGAGGATGCTGCCGCCTGGCCGGCCCGGTGGCCGGCCAGGCGGCCCAGGTTTTTCCCCGGCTAGACCGCCATCGCCTTCACCTTGGCCACCTGCTGCCCAAGGTCAGTTAGCAGCCCTAAAAGCGTTTCCGAGGTAGCCTCCATTTCCGCAAGAAGCTTACGGGCCCGGTTCAAATCCTTGCCTTGGTAGGCCAAAACGATCTCCTTTCCCAGCTCATGGATGCGCCGGTGGGGCTCCTCCATAGCCCGGTAAGCCGGCAGATTCCTTAAACCTTCTTTGGCCGGACCGTAATACCACTTGCCCAAGCGGCACTCCCGGTCGGAGGCGACGCTCTCCGCCGAGAATTGCTCCCGGCCGTTGATCAGGTTGTGCATCTTTTGTTTCCAGAGAAGATGATCGGTCTTGGCCAGCTCCAGCACATCGGCGTCGGCAAGCCTCATTTGCACCGTATCAAAAAGCTGGCGCAGTTCCTGGGCCGTTTGGGCAGTCTCGGCCACCCGCCGACCGGCCGCCTCAGCCCTATCTTTGAGCTCTTCGGTGACGTCAGCAATGGTCTGCACGGTCACGGCCATTTCCTGGGTAGCAGCCGACTGCTGGCTGGCAGCTACTGCCACTTCCTCCACCCGACCTTCAGCGCTCTGGACATCGGCCACCATGGCTTCTAGAAGCCGACTGGCTTCCTCAGCCAGGGACGCCCCTCGAGCAGCTTGGCCGGCGGCCTCCCGGGTGAGCTCGGCCACCCGGGCGTTGTTGGCGTGTAAGGCTTGAATTTTGGGAGCGATGTCCTTAACCGCATCCTTAGTGAAAGCGGCCAGGCGCCCCACCTCGCTAGCCACCACTCCGAAGCCCTTGCCGTATTCGCCAGCCCGGGCGGCTTCAATCTTGGCGTTTAAGGCCAGTAGCCCTACCTGGTCGGAAATAGTCTGGATAGTCTTCAGCACCTCGGAGATCTGGCTGCAGTGGGAAGTGGTCATCTCCACCTCCTGGCGGAGGTGGTCCAGGGATTGGTTGATACCCCGCATATTGTTCAGGGCCTCAGCGATAGCCTGCTGATTGGCGGCAGAACGCTCTCCCACTCGGGCTAGCTCTTCCTTGGTAGTCTGGGCCATGCTGGCGATCTGTTGGGCTGATGCCGCCATCTCCTCCACCGTGGCGGCCACTTGAGTCAGCTGGTAGGATTGGTCGGCAACACCGTTGACCATGGCATGGGTTTGGATGTTCATCTCCGCCGCCAATCCCACCACCTGGGAAACGTGGTGAAACACCTTTAGCATCAAATCATTTACCGCTGAAACCACCCGGCCGATAATTCGGGACAGAAAGGATGGCATTCTTCCTTCGAGAAGCATCTCCTCCGCCCCCACCAAGTTATAGGCTCCCAGCTGTTCCAGTGGCGGCTCCACCAAAGCCTGCACCTGGTCCCAACTGCAAGTGCCTTGGTATTCGGATTCGGGCTCGTTTCTCCCCTTTTTCCCCCACCCGATGGCCATGAGCTCTCCTCCTTGGGCGATGATCGGTGTTTGCCTGTGGTTGCCTGTCGCTTTTTAGCTTTTGGCTTCGGTTCCTTAAAAACGGCAAGCACCCACCGTCTGGCACCATTGGTACCGTCCTGGTAATTCTTATTGTACAATGATTACTAATAAGATACAAGTAAAACTGCAGTTATTTTTCAATAATCGTCTCTGGCCTTGTAGCTGGCCGCCTACTTCTGGACTAGCTCCTCCATCTCCTGCAATATTTGCCCGAAGAAGTCCAGGGCCTCCTGTACTGGTTCCGGCCTAGTCATGTCCACGCCGGCCACTTTTAGGAGCTCAATCGGGGTGTTGGAGCTTCCCAGGCTGAGGAACTTGAGATACCTTTCTCGGGCCGGATCCCCTTCCTTCAATATTTGCTGGCAAAGGGCGGTAGCGGCCGAGAAGCCGGTGGCGTACTTGTAAACATAGAAGGCGCTGTAGAAGTGGGGTATGCGAGCCCATTCCACATCTAGCAAAGGATCGATTTGTACCTGGGGGCCAAAGTAATCAGCGTTGAGCTGGTGATAGGTTTGTTTCAGCCAGTCCACGGTAAGCGCTCCCCCGCGTTCCGCCTCTTGGTGAGCTAGGCGCTCAAATTCGGCAAACATGGTCTGCCGAAATACCGTGGCCCGAAACTCCTCCAAGTAATGGTTCAAGAGGTACAGGCGCCGGTGCCGAAGCTGGCTGGTTTTATCTCCCTGGGCCTGCATCTCTTCCTTGGTTTGGGCCAAAAGATGCTGCATCAAGAGGGACTCGTTGACCGTGGACGCCACCTCAGCTACAAAAATGCTGTACCCAGAATAGACATAGGGCTGGTGGGCAAAGGAGTAAAAGGTATGCATGGCATGACCCATCTCGTGGGCTAAAGTAAAGACGCTGTCTAGGTCCCCCTGAAAATTGAGCAGCACGTAGGGATGTACCGGATAAGCGCCGGTGGAGTAAGCTCCCGAAGCCTTGCCACGGGTCTCCATAACATCCACCCAACCCCCGGTCATCCCCCGCCTAAGCTCCTCCACGTAATCATCGCCCAAAGGGGTAAGTCCGCGGGCCACAATCTCGCAGGCCTCCTCATAGGTGTATTTCTCCTCCGGAGGTTCAACCAACGGCACATAAAGATCGTAGGGGGCAAGCACGGGCAGATCCAGCATCCGCCGGCGCAGCTCTAGGTAACGGTGCAAAAGAGGTAGGTTTTTCCGCACTACCTCTACCAGCCGGTCATAGACTTCTAGAGGAATATTGTCCCCATCCAAGGCCGCCGCCAGCACCGAAGGGTAATGTCGCACCCGGGCAAAATAGATATCTTTCTTGACGCTGGTGGCATATAAAGTGGACAGGGTGTTAATCTGATCGGAATAAGCTTGGTGCAGGGCTTTAAAAGCCTCCTCGCGCACCTTTCGCTCCCGGCGGCGGATGAATTGCTGGTAGTTGCCTTTGGTCAGCTGCACCTCCCGACCCTCCTGGTCGTGAATGCGGGGGAGCTTGAGGTCGGCGTCGTTGAGCATACGGAAGACCTGGCCCGGACCAGCGGCTATTTCCCCCATGCCTGCAAGCAGCTTCTCTTGCTCCGGCGGCAGGATGTGTTCCCGGAGGCGAACCGTCTCCTGGATATCATGGCGGTAAAGTTCAAGCTCCGGCTCGTCTTGGAAATACTGTTCTAGCCGCTCCGGCTCCAGGCTTACCAATTCCGGAACCAAGAATGATTGGGCTGTGCTGGCTTCCGTGGCCAAGCTAATGATACGCTGGGACAAAGCCTGGCTTTTGGAGTTAGTGGTATCCTGGTCTAACTGCAAGTGGGCGTAGACGTAGAGCCGCTCCAGCAGCTGATCCAGTTGGTCGCGGCTTTTAAGCACCTCTTTCAGGCCAGCGGCTGACTCCTTAATTTTACCTTGCAGGCGAGGGAATTCCTGGATCAGCTTCTCGGCTTTCTTGAAATCCCGCTCCCATGCCCCGGCGGTAGAATACAGGTCCTCCAAACGCCAGCGGTACTTTTTCGGTATTCTGCGGCGGTCGGGAAGCTCAGTTTGCGTTGGTGAGCCAGCTTTTCGGTTCTTGGCCATGCTCTAACCTCCATCTGCTTACCTTCACCATAATTATCATTCCCGGTCTGGGCGCTTGCTTCCATGGCAGCAATTACCTCATCCTATTCGTTATTCGCCCGCACATCTCCTGTATCGACAACTATTTTTGCCTTAACTAGCCCTGCCGGCTATACGGGGCCGCTCCATCTTTCCCTTCCCCGCCGTAGCCAGCTTTTCTAGACGATCCATCCCCACCCATACCCGTGTTCACCGCATGACCTAATGCCGGGTGAACGCCGACTTGGGTAGACATCGCTCCCACGGTTGCCGAGTGCCTGATCTAACCCGCCCTGTTAGCCAGGGATTGTACTGAAAATTGGAATGACCAGCCATTTCAAGAAAACACTTACTTCAACAACATCTCTATTTCCCCTTGACAACCTCTCCCTAGGGAAATACGATGACCATGGAAAATGTGAATGAAATCACAATCACAGAAGAACTAGGCAAATAGAAATAGTCCAAATAGTTATTGCAACCAATAGAACTAGTCCAAACGAACTACAACATGGCCAACCAGTTTTACAGGCAGCACGGTAGTCGGCCAAACCACCTAACCAGATGATGAGAAAACCAAGCAACTCAGCACTCAGCTCGGGACGTAGCCGGAAAACTCACCTACGCTAAATTGCCGGGACTTGGCAAATCCTACTGAACCAAAGCTGAGCGCAGGGCGGTGGGGAAAATCGATAGCCGGGCCGGAAGAAACTAGTTCCTAGGGGGGTGAAAAGGATGGTCGGTTACTTCTTAGGCGAAGGTGCATGGGCAAACGTAGTTGAGGCTAGGATGGTTGGCGACACTGGTTGCTGGCCCAAATGGGTGTTCCTAGACGAAGAAGCTGGCTGGTTCATGAACTTTGGTTTTCCACGGCCTTAGCAGGTTCACCAGTCCAGAAAGGAGGCTGCCAAAATGGTCGCCAGCAAAAAGGTCCTTCTGGCCGAAGGTGATCGAACCTCGGCGGAGCAAATAATTGCTCGCGTCGAAGCATCCGGAAACCGCGTAGCACTGATGGGCAAAGTTGACGCGGCTAGCGTGGTGGAGGCCGCTAAAAGAATTAAGCCCCATGTTATCGTCCTCGGGGACATGAGCGACCATACCCAGGCTGCCGCCGCTGTCCGGATGCTCAAGTCTGACCCAGTCACTGCCGAAATACCAGTGATCGTCATAGACCAAAGGCCCCGGCGCCACGGCTGTACTGGCATCACCAGGTTGGAGGGGCTCCAACTGGAGAGCGAGGATTACTTTACCAAGCCTTTGGAGATGGCTAGCTTTGTCGCCAGGCTAGATCAACTGCTGGAAGAGACTTCTAAGCCATCCGTGCCGGCCACTCCTAGTGGTGCTCCAGCCCAGATCGACACCCCCATAGCCGGCGGGGCAGGTTGGCCACAAGTAGCCGGTGCTTAAAGACAGGTGCCTAGGAATAACAACCGAGCCCAACGTTCTGCACCAAACGCGGAAACATTTAGGTCAAAGCTCAGTCCAAATTTGAGCCGTAGTTGCGTACGGCTTCTTTCTTTTCTCTTCCCTTGTTTTTTCTTTCCCTGGTCCTGTCCTTTACCCTGAATGCAGCCTAGCTCATCAGCAGCTGCGCTCTGCTGTTCTAGGGGTACCAGTGGCGCTCCCGGTACTGGTCGCCTTGGTAGCGCTGGCGGCGCTGGTCCCTCCACCCTCATACCCAGCCCGACCTCGAGCCTCCTTCAAGCCCTTTCCCTGGCCCCGACGGAAAAGCATAGCAAGCAAAGAAGCCAAGGGTTGCTGATAGAGCATCCCCAGGATCACCGTCAGCCCAACCAAGGGCGGAAAGTATCCGGTGGCAATGACCGTCCCGGCACAGAGATTGCGCATGCCCACATTGTAGGTCAAGGTAACTCGCATGGCCCTATTGCCGCCCGAGACCAGCCGGGAGCTCTCGTAGCCCACCGCATAACTCAAGGCGCACATAAAGAAGATGATCACCAGCAGCCGAGCATAGGGTACCTGGGGCGATAGCAAAGGAGCAATTTTGGCAGCGTTAATGGCAATCACCAAGTATAAGCCCAGCTTGGAAGTAGGCCCGGCTACCGGGCGCAGGTAGCTTTGGGCCTTGCCATGGCTGAACTCGCAAACGGCAATGCCGGCCAAGGTGGGCAGAACTATCATTTCCACTAAGCCGACCACAATGCTGGAGAAGGAATACTCGATCTGGGTACCGAAAAAGGTACGGACCGTGGCCGGAACAATCAAGGGGCTGATTAGAGTATCCAAGACCACAATGGCCAAGGCCAAGGGCAGATCCCCATCCATCATCTGGGTCCAGATAACCGTGGTTACCCCGATGGGAACTGCCATGGTCAGGACTAGGCCAATCCGGTAGGGCTCCATTCCTGCCCCCGGAAAGACTGCGTGCCCAATGATAAAGGCCAGGACAGGCATGACTATATGCAGTAGTAGTAAAGCGTAGAAAATGGGAAAGGGCCGGTGGACCAACTCTCGAAAGTCGCTAATCCTAGTACCAATGGAGGTCATGAAGGTCAAATAAGCAAAAAGAGGTGTAATTAAAAAGGAATACTGGTTGAGGTGACCATGGCCAAAAAAGCCGATGGCTAAAGCCGAGAGCACTCCTACGAACAAAGTCCGCTCTAGGACATGATTGACCTTGAGTCCAACCTCGCTCAGCCGACCCCAAAGCCTGAAAACAGGTGCTGGATTTGTTGCTACCACGATGAGCACGACCTTTCAAAGATACAGTGCAAGTACGGCGCATAAGGAGTACCTTCTGCGAGACGCCGTCCAACTTGGGATTTGACTTTCCTTTTATACTAGCACCACCAGCAACCAAGGACAACACCCCAGCCGCGAGCTTTTGCTGCAGGAGAAAAATACTCGTAGAGCAAGCCTACAGCAGATAGCTTGCCAATCAGGGAACTAAAATTACTAGATGTCCCTATCGGTCCCTCTTAGGGGCAAGAAACGCTAGAGTTGCCATCTGCGCTATGGCCGGCAGCGATCATCCCAAAGCCAAAGGAATTCTTTTCGCCCAGGCCACACTCGTAGGCAAAACGAATCAGCTCGGGATTTCCGCTCAATGAAAAGGGAGCCATGTAGCCAAGGATCCTTTGATCCCGATAGGTTACCAGTCGGCTGATTTTGCCCTGGTGGCGCTCTATATAGCCATTGTCAAAGGCAAACTCGAAACTCGTATCTTCCGGCAAGTCCGGACTTAACGCAAGGTATTTACGGAGGAGATTCTCCCTGAGGCGATGCGAAAACTCAGGATCTTGGTAGCGCAAATAGTAAGCTGGCCGCCCCAGCTCTGGAGCCGCCCGGCTCACCGTGATCGGGGACAGGCAGATAAAGCGCATAGGCGAGGCAAAGCTAGGCGGAGAAACAATTTCCGCTCCAGTCACCGCAAAAGTAAGCTGCCCCACTTGAATAGTCTCTTGATCCAGCAACCCATCGGCCAGGTACTTGACAAAGTCCCTGACCGGCGAGGAAACCTGCCAGCTGGCTTCAGCACCTAGAAACTCGATGCCTCGACTGGTCACTTTCCGCTTTCTAATTTCCAGCTGAGAAAAGGTGAAGAGGCGAAACTGCTTCTCTCCGCTCTCATAGCCCCGATCGTGAAGATAAGTAGCATAGTCTGTAGAGGACTGGGCCAAAAGCCGGTAAACCAGCGCAGTCAAATAGTATTGATACTCAAAAGGTAGATAGGGCTTGGGGCCAACATGTTTTACCAGCTCTAAATGTATGCGCACTCGCAAAACTTTTCACCTACCCAGCCCACTTTGCTTGACCAGATCCGCCAGGGAAACCTGGCCGTGACCCCTAAACCATTCTCTCGACGGATAGGCAAAGGAAACCTTTCTCGACGGGTCAAAACAAAGTATTTGGCGCACATCCTGCAGGTTAATAGCCTGGCTCTCGCGCCAAGGCTCGGTAAGCTTGGCAATATACTCGCTCAAGGCCTCGCCCTCGAGGCGATTGGCGGTTAGCACCCCTTTAGACCACGAGGTGTAACGGCGATGCATCTCGCATAGGTGGGCCGCTACCGGGCTGATAGAAACGCTACCAAGCCCAAGCGGCTTCCCCATTCCCAGCTTATGCTTAAGTCCAGGTTCCAGGAACAGAGCATAAAAGAGCAGTCCCAGCTCCTCTTGGTCTAGCCCCCAGAACTTGACCCTAAACTCAAAGATCGATCCGGGGCCGATCAGGTGCACAGTCTTGTTAAGGGGGCTTTTTTCCGCTGAAGCCAGCCTGACACCAGGCTGGTGATAGTAAAACTTCCTTCCTGCCACTTGCTGGTTAGGGAAATACCACACGGCATGGCGGGGTTTGGGAACCATAAGGGGAGGCAAAGTAACCCAGCCCCCGTCTTCTACCTTAACCGGGAGGCCGTCGCCAAAGCTCACCTTACCGGTGAGCATAGCTTTCCTGCCTGCCCCGAACATGCGGCAAGTAATGCAGAGGGCACCCCTGTCATGGCAAGGCCGAAATTCAGCTGGGATTTTGCTCAAAATGT carries:
- the sfsA gene encoding DNA/RNA nuclease SfsA, encoding MQGPPPPSLSWGQKLLPAFFLTRLNRFLTLVRLQEPMAPVSSSWPVRSRRPGPVVEAHLGDPGRLKEILVPGRPVFVKMTKVGRGGPKGPARKTAFSLVMADVDGVLVSLDSQAPNRLVRKALEMGYFPELASYSQVWPETQSGHSRLDFRLTGAPGAPDFFLEVKSVTLVQGGRALFPDAPTVRGARHMEALSLACQQGLRAAVMFIIQRADADEFSPHDQMDPAFGWALRQANASGVKIWAYGCQVTPSSISLLHPIPVKLDYQPD
- a CDS encoding ferritin-like domain-containing protein, whose protein sequence is MTTYFGYPGSESSFIEGVRKALMDERKAYEFYGELWRYAPNRAIADRIRDIRMDEHHHYALFSQMLKRQIDPWEEVLEGQPAATSIPQFFKGVRRAYQDEVEAIMTYANLSLLAPDYAIAARVRDIMRDEVIHAEFFAELLAVAGLIDMEA
- a CDS encoding CZB domain-containing protein, translating into MAIGWGKKGRNEPESEYQGTCSWDQVQALVEPPLEQLGAYNLVGAEEMLLEGRMPSFLSRIIGRVVSAVNDLMLKVFHHVSQVVGLAAEMNIQTHAMVNGVADQSYQLTQVAATVEEMAASAQQIASMAQTTKEELARVGERSAANQQAIAEALNNMRGINQSLDHLRQEVEMTTSHCSQISEVLKTIQTISDQVGLLALNAKIEAARAGEYGKGFGVVASEVGRLAAFTKDAVKDIAPKIQALHANNARVAELTREAAGQAARGASLAEEASRLLEAMVADVQSAEGRVEEVAVAASQQSAATQEMAVTVQTIADVTEELKDRAEAAGRRVAETAQTAQELRQLFDTVQMRLADADVLELAKTDHLLWKQKMHNLINGREQFSAESVASDRECRLGKWYYGPAKEGLRNLPAYRAMEEPHRRIHELGKEIVLAYQGKDLNRARKLLAEMEATSETLLGLLTDLGQQVAKVKAMAV
- the pepF gene encoding oligoendopeptidase F translates to MAKNRKAGSPTQTELPDRRRIPKKYRWRLEDLYSTAGAWERDFKKAEKLIQEFPRLQGKIKESAAGLKEVLKSRDQLDQLLERLYVYAHLQLDQDTTNSKSQALSQRIISLATEASTAQSFLVPELVSLEPERLEQYFQDEPELELYRHDIQETVRLREHILPPEQEKLLAGMGEIAAGPGQVFRMLNDADLKLPRIHDQEGREVQLTKGNYQQFIRRRERKVREEAFKALHQAYSDQINTLSTLYATSVKKDIYFARVRHYPSVLAAALDGDNIPLEVYDRLVEVVRKNLPLLHRYLELRRRMLDLPVLAPYDLYVPLVEPPEEKYTYEEACEIVARGLTPLGDDYVEELRRGMTGGWVDVMETRGKASGAYSTGAYPVHPYVLLNFQGDLDSVFTLAHEMGHAMHTFYSFAHQPYVYSGYSIFVAEVASTVNESLLMQHLLAQTKEEMQAQGDKTSQLRHRRLYLLNHYLEEFRATVFRQTMFAEFERLAHQEAERGGALTVDWLKQTYHQLNADYFGPQVQIDPLLDVEWARIPHFYSAFYVYKYATGFSAATALCQQILKEGDPARERYLKFLSLGSSNTPIELLKVAGVDMTRPEPVQEALDFFGQILQEMEELVQK
- a CDS encoding response regulator transcription factor; amino-acid sequence: MVASKKVLLAEGDRTSAEQIIARVEASGNRVALMGKVDAASVVEAAKRIKPHVIVLGDMSDHTQAAAAVRMLKSDPVTAEIPVIVIDQRPRRHGCTGITRLEGLQLESEDYFTKPLEMASFVARLDQLLEETSKPSVPATPSGAPAQIDTPIAGGAGWPQVAGA
- a CDS encoding bile acid:sodium symporter family protein, whose translation is MVATNPAPVFRLWGRLSEVGLKVNHVLERTLFVGVLSALAIGFFGHGHLNQYSFLITPLFAYLTFMTSIGTRISDFRELVHRPFPIFYALLLLHIVMPVLAFIIGHAVFPGAGMEPYRIGLVLTMAVPIGVTTVIWTQMMDGDLPLALAIVVLDTLISPLIVPATVRTFFGTQIEYSFSSIVVGLVEMIVLPTLAGIAVCEFSHGKAQSYLRPVAGPTSKLGLYLVIAINAAKIAPLLSPQVPYARLLVIIFFMCALSYAVGYESSRLVSGGNRAMRVTLTYNVGMRNLCAGTVIATGYFPPLVGLTVILGMLYQQPLASLLAMLFRRGQGKGLKEARGRAGYEGGGTSAASATKATSTGSATGTPRTAERSC
- the cas6 gene encoding CRISPR-associated endoribonuclease Cas6; the protein is MRVRIHLELVKHVGPKPYLPFEYQYYLTALVYRLLAQSSTDYATYLHDRGYESGEKQFRLFTFSQLEIRKRKVTSRGIEFLGAEASWQVSSPVRDFVKYLADGLLDQETIQVGQLTFAVTGAEIVSPPSFASPMRFICLSPITVSRAAPELGRPAYYLRYQDPEFSHRLRENLLRKYLALSPDLPEDTSFEFAFDNGYIERHQGKISRLVTYRDQRILGYMAPFSLSGNPELIRFAYECGLGEKNSFGFGMIAAGHSADGNSSVSCP